A genome region from Leifsonia shinshuensis includes the following:
- a CDS encoding FHA domain-containing protein has translation MSATQALRASEAVADWPKVVASIHGPSDQLTDAPPTYIGSITINGTERPCEATSVEELRTGMIARCVAIAIRLHRPVRLTVKDSSQTWTLGVRPEGIVQLLDAAGTIPPADGLTVHEGRCRICRRLQPVTEAVCVQCKTPEPHRVEADPIDVKAVVPDAATTVEELPFVRAVVVPVEELDHTVMAKPTPPANTRPRLRLRFTTQESVDTSESVVLGRHPIAVGDRKPIAVESPERMLSRTHALIDVDDEGRIVVTDYHSGNGIETQTDPPRRFEPGVPYTIEPGTSLRMGDVVCTIEVTPSEAK, from the coding sequence ATGAGCGCCACACAGGCCCTCCGCGCATCAGAAGCCGTCGCGGACTGGCCCAAAGTCGTCGCCAGCATCCACGGCCCCAGCGACCAGCTCACAGATGCTCCACCGACGTACATCGGCAGCATCACGATCAACGGCACTGAGCGGCCCTGCGAAGCCACCAGCGTCGAGGAGCTGCGAACCGGCATGATCGCCCGATGCGTAGCGATCGCCATCCGCTTGCACCGGCCGGTGCGCCTCACCGTCAAGGACAGCAGCCAGACATGGACGCTCGGGGTTCGGCCCGAGGGCATCGTGCAGCTCCTCGATGCCGCCGGCACGATCCCGCCGGCAGACGGGCTCACCGTCCACGAGGGACGCTGCCGCATCTGCCGGCGACTCCAACCCGTCACCGAGGCCGTGTGCGTCCAGTGCAAGACGCCCGAGCCTCACCGCGTGGAAGCCGACCCCATCGACGTCAAGGCCGTCGTCCCCGACGCCGCGACCACCGTCGAGGAGCTGCCCTTCGTGCGCGCCGTGGTGGTCCCCGTCGAGGAGCTGGACCACACGGTCATGGCCAAGCCCACTCCCCCGGCCAACACGCGGCCGCGCCTGCGCCTGCGCTTCACCACCCAGGAGTCGGTCGACACCAGCGAGAGCGTCGTGCTCGGCCGCCATCCCATCGCCGTAGGCGATCGCAAGCCGATCGCCGTCGAGAGCCCCGAGCGGATGCTCTCACGCACCCACGCCCTCATCGACGTCGACGACGAGGGCCGCATCGTCGTCACCGACTACCACAGCGGCAACGGCATCGAGACGCAGACCGACCCACCCCGCCGGTTCGAGCCAGGCGTGCCCTACACGATCGAACCCGGCACCAGCCTGCGCATGGGCGACGTCGTATGCACGATCGAGGTCACGCCATCGGAGGCGAAGTGA
- a CDS encoding MinD/ParA family ATP-binding protein → MSTTTEAAAWPRATATLNEDGTAQVSIGGTVTEVAAGDVDEARAQVVAIVAARAEQLGRPLHVLTRDPAGEWPLIIHPDQTVTEDDSREARPQAPEPAAEPAPQQAEADETGAASAGPGSWVTATAAAAPRADLPTRRAMRQSFLVREQIEEPATTGWRGLATRAGIRMSPSEEERAERADVLAVSQHWPGPRTIAIVNGKGGAGKTPSTVLLSGVFARYGGAGVLAWDNNQTRGTLGWRTEQGPHESTLLELLPQVDRLLSTSAQSADLAHYVHHQTRDRFDVLRSKPMALAQEQRIEPEDVDAIHAVASKYYRLIFIDSGNDESDPMWRRMIDHADQLVVATTTRDDHAEAGALLLEALADRDERSARLADNAVVIVTQADPKATPADMQRVAAGYRDITREAVTIPFDQAMVDGVLHYGALRPSTQRAWLAAAAAVARGL, encoded by the coding sequence ATGAGCACGACAACGGAAGCAGCCGCCTGGCCCCGCGCCACCGCGACCCTCAACGAGGACGGCACCGCCCAGGTATCCATCGGTGGCACCGTCACGGAGGTTGCCGCAGGCGACGTCGACGAGGCGCGCGCTCAGGTCGTCGCGATCGTCGCGGCCCGCGCCGAACAGCTAGGCCGGCCGCTGCACGTCCTCACCCGTGACCCCGCCGGGGAATGGCCGCTGATCATCCACCCGGACCAGACCGTGACCGAGGACGACAGCCGCGAAGCACGACCGCAGGCCCCTGAGCCCGCTGCGGAACCTGCCCCCCAGCAGGCGGAGGCCGACGAGACCGGCGCGGCGTCGGCCGGCCCCGGCTCATGGGTCACCGCCACGGCCGCCGCGGCGCCGAGGGCAGACCTTCCGACACGTCGAGCCATGCGCCAGTCGTTCCTGGTGCGGGAACAGATCGAGGAGCCGGCCACCACCGGGTGGCGCGGCCTGGCAACGCGCGCCGGCATCCGCATGAGCCCCAGCGAGGAGGAGCGCGCAGAGCGCGCCGACGTGCTCGCCGTCTCCCAGCACTGGCCCGGCCCGCGCACGATCGCGATCGTCAACGGCAAGGGCGGCGCTGGCAAGACCCCCAGCACGGTCCTCCTCTCAGGCGTGTTCGCCCGCTACGGCGGCGCAGGCGTGCTCGCCTGGGACAACAACCAGACCCGCGGCACGCTCGGCTGGCGGACCGAGCAGGGGCCGCACGAGTCGACGTTGCTCGAGTTGTTGCCCCAGGTCGATCGGCTCCTGAGCACCAGCGCCCAGTCCGCCGACCTCGCCCACTACGTGCACCACCAGACCCGCGACCGTTTCGACGTTCTCCGGTCCAAGCCGATGGCGCTCGCCCAAGAGCAGCGCATCGAGCCCGAGGACGTCGACGCCATCCACGCCGTCGCCAGCAAGTACTACCGGCTGATCTTCATCGACTCCGGCAACGACGAGTCCGATCCGATGTGGCGGCGGATGATCGATCACGCCGACCAGCTCGTGGTGGCCACCACCACCCGCGACGACCACGCCGAGGCCGGCGCGCTTCTCCTGGAAGCGCTGGCCGACCGCGACGAGCGATCCGCTCGGCTGGCCGACAACGCCGTGGTGATCGTCACGCAGGCCGACCCCAAGGCCACCCCGGCCGACATGCAGCGCGTCGCCGCCGGCTACCGCGACATCACTCGCGAAGCCGTCACGATCCCCTTCGACCAGGCAATGGTCGACGGCGTGCTGCACTACGGCGCTCTGCGACCCTCGACGCAACGGGCGTGGCTGGCCGCCGCGGCCGCCGTCGCCCGCGGGCTATGA
- a CDS encoding M23 family metallopeptidase, which yields MDRKSGGLVAIITVPVLILATVFGMLLLTSSASASCNPTGNSAAAVTIDPKTVPATTISGYGHDQLVNAAYVIQAGKDLNLSSRDQTIGVMTAMGESGLRVLNYGDAVGPDSRGLFQQRANGAWGSLSDRMDPYISATNFFKKLATITDRDSLAPTIAAHKVQVNADPYYYAKYWDAAVAVVEGLTGAKLGLSTGTGNQVCSGVGTGTGTVSAQGWALPAAGPISDPFGMRVNPISGVYKLHAGVDIAGGCDSPIYAAQTGTVIATGFGVGYGSNGTIVIDHGGGVQTVYLHMYASGILVQDGQKVTAGQQIARIGSSGDSTGCHLHFQVMINGSPTDPVAFMKTVGITIGG from the coding sequence ATGGATCGCAAGTCTGGGGGGCTCGTAGCGATCATCACCGTGCCCGTGCTGATCCTCGCCACGGTGTTCGGGATGCTGCTACTCACGTCGTCGGCGTCCGCGAGCTGCAACCCCACCGGGAACAGTGCTGCCGCGGTCACCATCGACCCCAAGACGGTGCCCGCCACCACGATCAGCGGCTACGGGCACGACCAGCTCGTGAACGCCGCGTACGTGATCCAGGCCGGCAAGGATCTCAACCTCAGCTCCCGCGACCAGACCATCGGCGTCATGACGGCGATGGGCGAATCCGGTCTGCGTGTGCTCAACTACGGCGACGCTGTAGGGCCGGACAGCCGCGGCCTGTTCCAGCAGCGCGCGAACGGGGCATGGGGGTCGCTCAGCGACCGCATGGACCCCTACATCAGCGCAACGAACTTCTTCAAGAAGCTGGCCACGATCACCGACCGCGACTCCCTCGCGCCCACGATCGCCGCGCACAAGGTCCAGGTCAACGCGGACCCGTACTACTACGCCAAGTACTGGGACGCCGCCGTGGCCGTCGTCGAAGGGCTCACCGGAGCCAAGCTCGGCCTGAGCACCGGCACCGGCAACCAGGTCTGCTCCGGGGTCGGCACCGGCACCGGTACCGTCAGCGCTCAGGGCTGGGCGCTTCCGGCCGCCGGCCCCATCAGCGATCCCTTCGGGATGCGCGTGAACCCGATCAGCGGCGTGTACAAGCTCCACGCCGGCGTCGATATCGCCGGTGGCTGTGACTCCCCCATCTACGCCGCCCAGACCGGCACCGTCATCGCCACCGGCTTCGGCGTCGGCTACGGCTCCAACGGCACGATCGTGATCGACCACGGCGGCGGCGTGCAGACGGTCTACCTGCACATGTACGCCTCCGGCATCCTCGTCCAGGACGGCCAGAAGGTCACCGCAGGGCAGCAGATCGCCCGTATCGGCTCCTCTGGTGACTCCACCGGCTGTCACCTCCACTTTCAAGTGATGATCAACGGCTCCCCCACCGATCCCGTGGCCTTCATGAAGACCGTGGGAATCACCATCGGCGGATGA
- a CDS encoding helix-turn-helix domain-containing protein has protein sequence MRLRLPVFPVTSGLDALFKGRKETLTVPEVAEMLGLTKPGVYKWLKDGVIPGYKLGATWFILRDELKEALEQGANSRRTQPPARGEEHEEG, from the coding sequence ATGCGCTTGCGGCTTCCGGTGTTCCCCGTGACGTCAGGGCTTGATGCGCTGTTCAAGGGGCGCAAGGAGACACTGACCGTCCCAGAGGTTGCAGAGATGCTGGGCCTCACGAAGCCCGGCGTCTACAAGTGGCTCAAAGACGGAGTGATCCCCGGCTACAAGCTCGGAGCTACATGGTTCATCCTGCGGGATGAACTAAAGGAAGCTCTAGAGCAGGGGGCGAACTCACGGCGGACACAGCCGCCAGCGCGGGGTGAGGAGCACGAGGAGGGGTAA
- a CDS encoding DUF6668 family protein produces MLLLPVERSSILVALATSNTIIEGGTVSDGINPWISRPTDPEPASPTTSAPSVAPPTGPVGPQRGVPAPDRVDQLPTYDRPQTAPLWWLGAHGGSGESSLAALVPDWLAADHGWPRPPAGMPARVVLVARSHAYGLRAAQAAATQWAAGLVPHVELLGLVLVADAPGRLPRPLRDLAQVVGGGVPRTWNVPWVESWRLGEPPALADAPREVHRLVDELSALVTPGATGTTYRKEQR; encoded by the coding sequence ATGCTGTTGCTCCCAGTAGAACGATCGAGTATTCTTGTCGCGTTAGCGACGTCGAACACAATTATCGAGGGGGGAACGGTGAGCGACGGCATTAATCCATGGATATCCCGACCCACTGACCCTGAGCCGGCATCTCCAACGACCAGCGCACCGTCTGTTGCGCCGCCCACAGGCCCGGTCGGGCCTCAGCGTGGGGTTCCGGCCCCGGATCGCGTCGACCAGCTGCCGACGTACGATCGCCCGCAGACAGCGCCCCTGTGGTGGCTCGGAGCGCACGGTGGTTCTGGTGAGTCGAGCTTGGCCGCGCTCGTGCCTGACTGGCTTGCTGCCGATCACGGTTGGCCGCGTCCCCCAGCGGGGATGCCGGCGCGTGTCGTTCTCGTCGCCCGCTCCCACGCTTATGGGCTGCGTGCCGCCCAGGCGGCCGCAACGCAATGGGCGGCCGGCCTCGTTCCGCACGTGGAACTGCTCGGCCTCGTTCTCGTCGCTGATGCCCCCGGCCGGCTGCCGCGCCCGCTGCGCGACCTGGCCCAGGTGGTCGGCGGCGGTGTCCCGCGCACGTGGAACGTGCCGTGGGTCGAATCGTGGCGTCTGGGGGAGCCGCCGGCTCTTGCGGATGCTCCGCGGGAGGTTCATCGACTCGTCGATGAGCTGAGCGCGCTGGTCACACCCGGTGCAACGGGCACCACCTACCGAAAGGAACAGCGATGA